In the Syngnathus scovelli strain Florida chromosome 16, RoL_Ssco_1.2, whole genome shotgun sequence genome, one interval contains:
- the tmem104 gene encoding transmembrane protein 104 isoform X2: MAGGITETGEPYSAFVGLVYMFNLIVGTGALTMPRAFATAGWVVSLTLISFLAFMSYMTTTFVIEAMAAANAHLRWKRREQDEINDDSASDISDDDSTARGRAEPETKPILSVQRSGSTVDHFDIAERVEMGQMASMFFNKVGVNMFYICIIVYLYGDMAIYAAAVPISLMEVACGNHSCSAGAVKYNDTDACWGSVTRKDAYRVFLSIFTVLLGPFTFFNAQKTKYLQILTSLMRWIAFTMMIILALLRIGKGEGEGRPSAASLAGVPNLFGVCVYSFMCQHSLPSVVTPISEKKRVGVLALANYVLILGFYALLSFTAIFCFDSALLHDMYTLNFTDNCHVLDVAALRYFLGLFPVFTISTNFPIIAVTLRNNWKTLFHREGGTYPWVVDRVVFPLITLVPPILVAFCTHNLESLVGITGAYAGTGIQYVVPALLVYHARRHVEPITARRAVNTHRSPFRHAAWVWFVLLWAVFCLMFVTANIILTDVKK; this comes from the exons ATGGCAGGTGGAATCACAGAGACGGGGGAGCCCTACTCTGCCTTT GTGGGTCTGGTGTACATGTTCAACCTGATTGTGGGAACAGGGGCCCTCACCATGCCCAGAGCTTTCGCCACGGCCGGCTGGGTAGTCAGCTTGACGCTCATCTCCTTCCTGGCGTTCATGAG TTACATGACCACCACCTTTGTGATCGAGGCGATGGCGGCGGCCAACGCTCATCTGCGATGGAAGAGGAGAGAGCAGGACGAG ATTAATGACGACTCTGCCTCAGACATCTCAGACGATGACAGCACAGCAAGGGGGCGGGCCGAACCGGAGACCAAGCCCATCTTGTCAGTTC AACGTTCCGGCAGTACCGTGGACCACTTTGACATTGCCGAGCGCGTAGAGATGGGCCAGATGGCGTCCATGTTCTTCAACAAAG TGGGCGTCAACATGTTCTACATCTGCATCATCGTATACCTGTACGGCGACATGGCCATCTATGCTGCTGCCGTACCCATTTCGCTGATGGAGGTGGCCTG CGGGAACCATTCGTGCAGCGCAGGAGCTGTGAAGTACAACGACACAGATGCGTGCTGGGGCTCGGTGACCAGGAAAGACGCCTACAGAGTCTTCCTG agcaTTTTCACCGTTCTATTGGGACCATTCACGTTCTTCAACGCGCAGAAGACGAAATACCTTCAGATCCTCACTTCGCTCATGCGCTGGATTG CGTTCACCATGATGATCATCCTGGCGCTCCTGCGCATCGGCAAAGGCGAAGGCGAGGGCCGCCCCTCTGCCGCCTCCCTGGCGGGCGTGCCCAATCTCTTTGGCGTGTGCGTCTACTCCTTCATGTGCCAGCACTCCCTGCCCTCGGTGGTGACGCCCATCTCTGAGAAGAAGCGGGTGGGCGTACTGGCGCTGGCCAACTACGTGCTGATCCTGGGCTTCTACGCGCTGCTCTCCTTCACCGCCATCTTCTGCTTCGACAGCGCGCTCCTCCATGACATGTACACGCTCAACTTCACGGACAACTGCCACGTCCTGGACGTGGCGGCGCTGCGCTACTTCCTGGGCCTTTTCCCCGTCTTCACCATCAGCACCAACTTCCCCATCATCGCCGTCACCTTGCGCAACAACTGGAAGACGCTCTTCCACCGTGAAGGCGGCACCTACCCGTGGGTGGTGGACCGGGTGGTTTTCCCGCTCATCACGCTGGTTCCGCCCATCCTGGTGGCCTTTTGCACGCACAATCTGGAGTCGCTGGTGGGCATCACGGGCGCCTACGCCGGCACGGGTATCCAGTACGTGGTGCCCGCCCTGCTGGTCTATCACGCCCGCCGCCATGTGGAACCCATCACGGCCCGGCGCGCCGTCAACACGCACCGCTCGCCCTTCCGCCACGCTGCCTGGGTGTGGTTCGTGCTGCTGTGGGCTGTCTTCTGCCTCATGTTCGTCACCGCCAACATCATTCTGACTGACGTCAAGAAGTGA
- the tmem104 gene encoding transmembrane protein 104 isoform X1 — protein sequence MAGGITETGEPYSAFVGLVYMFNLIVGTGALTMPRAFATAGWVVSLTLISFLAFMSYMTTTFVIEAMAAANAHLRWKRREQDEQINDDSASDISDDDSTARGRAEPETKPILSVQRSGSTVDHFDIAERVEMGQMASMFFNKVGVNMFYICIIVYLYGDMAIYAAAVPISLMEVACGNHSCSAGAVKYNDTDACWGSVTRKDAYRVFLSIFTVLLGPFTFFNAQKTKYLQILTSLMRWIAFTMMIILALLRIGKGEGEGRPSAASLAGVPNLFGVCVYSFMCQHSLPSVVTPISEKKRVGVLALANYVLILGFYALLSFTAIFCFDSALLHDMYTLNFTDNCHVLDVAALRYFLGLFPVFTISTNFPIIAVTLRNNWKTLFHREGGTYPWVVDRVVFPLITLVPPILVAFCTHNLESLVGITGAYAGTGIQYVVPALLVYHARRHVEPITARRAVNTHRSPFRHAAWVWFVLLWAVFCLMFVTANIILTDVKK from the exons ATGGCAGGTGGAATCACAGAGACGGGGGAGCCCTACTCTGCCTTT GTGGGTCTGGTGTACATGTTCAACCTGATTGTGGGAACAGGGGCCCTCACCATGCCCAGAGCTTTCGCCACGGCCGGCTGGGTAGTCAGCTTGACGCTCATCTCCTTCCTGGCGTTCATGAG TTACATGACCACCACCTTTGTGATCGAGGCGATGGCGGCGGCCAACGCTCATCTGCGATGGAAGAGGAGAGAGCAGGACGAG CAGATTAATGACGACTCTGCCTCAGACATCTCAGACGATGACAGCACAGCAAGGGGGCGGGCCGAACCGGAGACCAAGCCCATCTTGTCAGTTC AACGTTCCGGCAGTACCGTGGACCACTTTGACATTGCCGAGCGCGTAGAGATGGGCCAGATGGCGTCCATGTTCTTCAACAAAG TGGGCGTCAACATGTTCTACATCTGCATCATCGTATACCTGTACGGCGACATGGCCATCTATGCTGCTGCCGTACCCATTTCGCTGATGGAGGTGGCCTG CGGGAACCATTCGTGCAGCGCAGGAGCTGTGAAGTACAACGACACAGATGCGTGCTGGGGCTCGGTGACCAGGAAAGACGCCTACAGAGTCTTCCTG agcaTTTTCACCGTTCTATTGGGACCATTCACGTTCTTCAACGCGCAGAAGACGAAATACCTTCAGATCCTCACTTCGCTCATGCGCTGGATTG CGTTCACCATGATGATCATCCTGGCGCTCCTGCGCATCGGCAAAGGCGAAGGCGAGGGCCGCCCCTCTGCCGCCTCCCTGGCGGGCGTGCCCAATCTCTTTGGCGTGTGCGTCTACTCCTTCATGTGCCAGCACTCCCTGCCCTCGGTGGTGACGCCCATCTCTGAGAAGAAGCGGGTGGGCGTACTGGCGCTGGCCAACTACGTGCTGATCCTGGGCTTCTACGCGCTGCTCTCCTTCACCGCCATCTTCTGCTTCGACAGCGCGCTCCTCCATGACATGTACACGCTCAACTTCACGGACAACTGCCACGTCCTGGACGTGGCGGCGCTGCGCTACTTCCTGGGCCTTTTCCCCGTCTTCACCATCAGCACCAACTTCCCCATCATCGCCGTCACCTTGCGCAACAACTGGAAGACGCTCTTCCACCGTGAAGGCGGCACCTACCCGTGGGTGGTGGACCGGGTGGTTTTCCCGCTCATCACGCTGGTTCCGCCCATCCTGGTGGCCTTTTGCACGCACAATCTGGAGTCGCTGGTGGGCATCACGGGCGCCTACGCCGGCACGGGTATCCAGTACGTGGTGCCCGCCCTGCTGGTCTATCACGCCCGCCGCCATGTGGAACCCATCACGGCCCGGCGCGCCGTCAACACGCACCGCTCGCCCTTCCGCCACGCTGCCTGGGTGTGGTTCGTGCTGCTGTGGGCTGTCTTCTGCCTCATGTTCGTCACCGCCAACATCATTCTGACTGACGTCAAGAAGTGA